In Salmo salar chromosome ssa15, Ssal_v3.1, whole genome shotgun sequence, one genomic interval encodes:
- the LOC106571111 gene encoding cholesterol 24-hydroxylase, translating to MTLFHLIASWIGYLLMCLLGLILIAFLIFCLYIKYIHLKYDHIPGPPRDSFLFGHSPTLLREMSNDRFVHDKFLEWAETYGPVYRINGMHVVVLCVTCPDTTKEVLMSPKYPKDSLVYKRLFNLFGQRFFGNGLVTAQNHDEWYKQRRIMDPAFSSLYLRGQMGVFNERAEKLMDKLADMADTNTAANMHHMLNCVTLDVIAKVAFGVELDLLNESDSPFPKAIEMCLKGMVHYLRDSTFQLYPKNKKFINEVKKSCRLLRSTGRQWINERKMAVQNGEDVPKDILTQILKTAGKEENIANDDEELMLDNFVTFFIAGQETTANQLAFAVMELGRLPEILTKVKQEVDDVIGMKQEISFDDLGKMTYLSQVLKETLRLYPTAPGTSRFIPNDIVINGIPIPAGVSCVFSSYVCGRLDKFFEDPLKFDPERFHPDAAKPYYCYYPFALGSRSCLGQSFAQMEAKVVMAKLLQRFDFSLLPGQSFDILDTGTLRPKSGVVCNIRHRGQTPAA from the exons ATGACACTTTTTCATTTGATTGCAAGTTGGATCGGTTATTTGCTTATGTGCTTGCTTGGTTTGATTTTGATCGCGTTTCTAATTTTTTGTCTTTACATAAAATATATTCATCTGAAATATGATCACATACCGGGACCACCAAGGGATAG TTTTTTATTTGGTCATTCCCCAACCTTGCTGAGGGAGATGAGCAATGATCGATTTGTCCACGACAAATTTCTGGAATG GGCTGAGACATATGGACCGGTCTACCGTATCAACGGTATGCatgttgtggtgttgtgtgtgaCCTGTCCTGATACCACCAAG GAAGTCCTGATGTCACCTAAGTACCCTAAAGACTCACTGGTCTACAAGCGTCTCTTCAACCTGTTTGGACAGAG GTTTTTTGGAAATGGCCTGGTCACAGCACAGAATCATGATGAGTGGTACAAACAGCGAAGAATAATGGACCCTGCCTTCAGCAGTCT GTACCTGCGGGGTCAGATGGGTGTGTTCAACGAGAGGGCAGAGAAGCTGATGGATAAACTGGCAGACATGGCTGACACCAACACAGCTGCCAACATGCACCACATGTTAAACTGTGTGACACTGGATGTCATCGCTAAG GTGGCGTTTGGAGTGGAGCTGGATCTGCTGAATGAGAGTGACTCTCCGTTTCCCAAAGCTATAGAGATGTGTCTGAAGGGAATGGTCCACTATCTCAGAGACTCCACCTTCCAG CTCTACCCAAAGAACAAGAAGTTCATCAACGAGGTGAAGAAGTCTTGTCGGCTGCTGCGTTCGACAGGCAGACAGTGGATCAACGAGAGGAAAATGGCCGTCCAAAACGGAGAGGACGTTCCAAAAGACATCCTCACACAGATCCTCAAGACGGCTGGCAAAG AGGAAAACATAGCAAACGATGATGAGGAGCTTATGCTGGACAACTTTGTGACGTTCTTCATTGCCG GGCAAGAGACAACAGCCAATCAACTAGCTTTTGCCGTCATGGAACTGGGAAGGCTGCCAGAGATATTGACGAA GGTGAAGCAGGAAGTGGATGACGTCATCGGGATGAaacaggaaattagctttgaCGACCTGGGGAAAATGACCTACCTGTCTCAG GTTTTGAAGGAGACTCTAAGGTTGTACCCTACAGCACCAGGCACTTCTCGCTTCATCCCCAACGACATCGTCATCAACGGCATCCCCATCCCAGCGGGAGTCTCATGCGTC TTCAGTTCGTATGTCTGTGGAAGGTTGGATAAGTTCTTTGAGGACCCGCTGAAGTTTGACCCAGAGAGGTTCCATCCAGACGCTGCCAA AccctattactgctactaccccTTCGCCCTGGGATCACGCTCATGTCTGGGACAGAGCTTCGCACAG ATGGAGGCCAAGGTAGTGATGGCCAAGCTGCTCCAGAGGTTTGACttcagcctgctgcctggccagtCCTTTGACATCCTGGACACTGGGACTTTGAGACCAAAGAGTGGAGTGGTGTGTAACATCAGACACAGAGGACAGACACCCGCAGCCTGA